A genomic window from Salvia hispanica cultivar TCC Black 2014 chromosome 5, UniMelb_Shisp_WGS_1.0, whole genome shotgun sequence includes:
- the LOC125186320 gene encoding receptor-like protein kinase 5, producing MIHSQSSRMPPSPSLSPFLPLFLLFSILQSTPLFSLALNQEGLLLLRANLPIPGWSAAAATPCNWTGVACNGLGSVAALSLSGASLSGDFPISLCDLPSLSNLSLSNNSINSSLPAAVSACRNLVSLDLSQNLLVGPIPSSLSDLPFLRYLNLEGNSFSGQIPPSFGTFRQLETLILTENLLTGPIPAGLGNITTLKRLLLAYNHFSPSPIPPELGSLINLEELWISDSGLTGPFPPSLGRLKRLRNLDLSDNLLSGPLPSQITELTSIEQMELFNNSFSGSLPQLGWSHLANLRRFDASMNMLSGIIPAELCALPLESLNLYENKLGGLIPESIALSENLVELKLFANPLSGLLPRDLGKNSALQILDVSYCNLTGGIPEFLCSNNALEALILIYNDFSGSIPASVAKCRTLQRVRMRGNRLSGEVPDEFWGLPNAYLLELHGNLFSGGVSPLIAGATNLSTLSISSNNFSGSLPREIGSLEALIELSARDNAFSGEIPSSIVNLKQLGRLDLSNNDLSGGIPIGIHELAQLNELNLAQNRLSGPIPDEIGDLPVLNYLDLSGNRFSGEIPASLQNLRLNKLNLSSNLLTGITPPVFASDAYSDSFLGNPGLCVRASGSCSWGGSGRGRVFKWVLRSIFAAAALVFLVGVVCFVIKYRKLGRMKRNRGAVTKWTSFYKLGFSESEISDCLKEANVIGRGASGKVYQAVLSNGETVAVKKLHDRAIRDASSNATISSLDSDGDGFETEVETLGRIRHKNIVRLWCCCSAGRCKLLVYEYLPNGSLGDALHKGAKRILDWPTRFKIALDAAEGLSYLHHDSVPPVVHRDVKSNNILLDGDFGAKIADFGVAKVVKKTANNGLESMSVIAGSYGYIAPEYAYTLRVNEKSDIYSFGVVLLELVTGRPPIDPEFGEKDLAAWLRSTLESHGTSDVVDPKLGLEKFEEHVGRLLDIGLLCTSNLPNTRPSMRRVVNMLQELIALIPKSQEKKPMNTI from the exons ATGATTCATTCTCAATCATCAAGAATGCCTCCATCACCTTCCCTCTCCCCATTCCTTCCCCTTTTCCTCCTCTTCTCAATTCTCCAATCCACACCCCTTTTTTCTCTTGCTCTAAACCAAGAgggcctcctcctcctccgagCCAACCTCCCCATCCCCGGCTggtccgccgccgccgccacccccTGCAACTGGACCGGCGTCGCCTGCAACGGCCTCGGCTCCGTCGCCGCCCTCTCCCTCTCCGGCGCCTCCCTCTCCGGCGACTTCCCCATCTCCCTCTGCGACCTCCCTTCCCTCTCCAACCTCTCCCTCTCCAACAACTCCATCAACTCCTCCCTCCCCGCCGCCGTCTCCGCCTGCCGGAATCTCGTCAGCCTCGACCTCTCCCAGAATCTCCTCGTGGGCCCCATCCCCTCCTCCCTCTCCGACCTCCCCTTCCTCAG GTACCTTAATTTAGAGGGAAACAGCTTCTCCGGCCAAATTCCCCCCTCTTTCGGCACTTTCCGGCAGCTCGAAACCCTAATCCTCACCGAGAATCTCCTTACCGGCCCGATTCCGGCGGGTCTCGGCAACATCACCACCCTCAAAAGGCTACTCCTCGCCTACAATCACTTCTCACCTAGCCCCATTCCACCGGAGCTAGGCAGCCTCATTAACTTAGAGGAGCTCTGGATAAGCGACTCCGGCCTCACTGGCCCGTTCCCACCGAGCCTCGGCCGGCTCAAGCGCCTCAGGAACCTCGACCTCTCGGATAACCTCCTCTCCGGGCCTCTCCCGAGCCAGATCACGGAGCTCACCAGCATAGAGCAGATGGAGCTCTTCAACAACTCTTTCAGTGGCTCATTGCCTCAGCTTGGATGGTCTCATTTGGCTAATTTGAGGAGATTTGATGCTTCCATGAATATGTTGAGTGGGATCATCCCAGCCGAGCTCTGTGCCTTGCCTCTCGAGTCGTTGAACCTGTACGAGAACAAGCTCGGGGGGCTGATCCCCGAGAGCATTGCCTTATCCGAGAATCTCGTTGAGCTTAAGCTGTTTGCGAATCCCCTGAGCGGCTTGCTTCCGAGGGATCTTGGCAAGAACTCGGCCTTGCAGATTTTAGACGTGTCGTATTGCAATCTCACCGGTGGGATCCCGGAGTTCTTGTGCTCGAATAATGCTCTCGAGGCGTTGATATTGATATACAATGATTTCTCGGGGAGCATTCCCGCGAGTGTTGCCAAATGCAGGACGCTGCAGAGGGTTAGGATGCGTGGGAACCGGTTGTCCGGGGAGGTTCCGGATGAGTTTTGGGGGCTGCCTAATGCCTACTTGCTCGAGCTCCACGGGAACTTGTTCTCGGGGGGTGTCTCTCCGCTGATTGCAGGGGCTACGAACCTGTCCACGCTGTCGATCTCGAGCAATAATTTCTCGGGGAGCCTGCCTCGTGAGATTGGATCGTTGGAGGCCTTGATTGAGTTGTCTGCGCGTGATAACGCGTTCAGTGGCGAAATCCCGAGCTCCATTGTGAATCTGAAGCAGCTAGGGAGGCTTGATCTAAGCAACAATGATTTATCTGGTGGAATTCCTATTGGAATTCATGAATTAGCACAGTTGAATGAGCTTAATTTGGCTCAAAATAGGCTCTCTGGTCCAATCCCTGATGAGATTGGGGACTTGCCTGTGTTGAACTATCTTGATCTTTCTGGTAACAGATTTTCCGGGGAGATTCCGGCTTCGTTGCAGAATTTGAGGCTCAATAAGCTGAATTTATCGAGCAATCTGCTCACCGGGATCACCCCTCCCGTGTTTGCTAGCGATGCTTACAGTGATAGCTTTCTTGGCAACCCGGGGCTCTGTGTTCGCGCCTCTGGTTCGTGTAGCTGGGGAGGGAGTGGGCGTGGTCGAGTCTTTAAGTGGGTATTGAGGTCTATCTTCGCTGCAGCTGCGCTGGTCTTCCTCGTTGGCGTTGTCTGCTTCGTGATCAAGTACAGGAAGCTCGGGCGGATGAAGAGGAATCGAGGCGCTGTGACCAAGTGGACGTCGTTTTACAAGCTCGGGTTCAGCGAGAGTGAGATCAGCGACTGCTTGAAGGAGGCGAACGTGATTGGGAGGGGCGCCTCAGGGAAGGTCTACCAGGCCGTGCTGAGCAATGGGGAGACGGTCGCTGTGAAGAAGCTGCACGACCGGGCTATTAGAGACGCGAGCAGCAACGCCACCATCAGCAGCCTTGATTCGGACGGGGACGGGTTTGAGACCGAGGTGGAGACGCTGGGGAGGATCAGGCACAAGAATATCGTCCGGTTGTGGTGCTGCTGTAGCGCGGGGAGATGCAAGCTCTTGGTGTACGAGTACCTCCCCAACGGGAGCCTAGGCGACGCGCTGCACAAGGGCGCGAAGAGGATATTGGACTGGCCAACGAGGTTCAAGATCGCGCTGGATGCTGCCGAGGGGCTCTCGTACTTGCACCACGACTCTGTCCCTCCGGTCGTGCACAGGGACGTGAAGTCGAACAACATATTGCTCGATGGAGACTTCGGTGCTAAGATTGCGGATTTTGGCGTTGCAAAAGTGGTTAAGAAGACCGCCAACAACGGCCTCGAGTCCATGTCCGTTATTGCTGGTTCGTACGGCTACATTGCGCCCG AATACGCGTACACGCTACGTGTGAACGAGAAGAGCGACATATACAGCTTTGGAGTCGTGCTGCTCGAGCTAGTGACGGGGAGGCCGCCAATTGATCCCGAATTCGGGGAGAAGGACTTGGCCGCGTGGTTGCGGTCCACACTGGAGTCGCACGGGACTAGCGACGTGGTGGACCCGAAGCTCGGCTTGGAGAAGTTCGAGGAGCACGTTGGCCGGCTCCTCGACATCGGGCTGCTGTGCACTAGCAACCTCCCCAACACTCGGCCTTCCATGCGTAGGGTTGTGAATATGCTGCAGGAATTAATTGCTTTGATACCTAAATCTCAAGAAAAGAAGCCCATGAATACCATTTGA